The following coding sequences are from one Ficedula albicollis isolate OC2 chromosome 17, FicAlb1.5, whole genome shotgun sequence window:
- the REXO4 gene encoding RNA exonuclease 4 isoform X1: protein MAKESPAEPQAAGPSGKSKKRRKKRKAPGEAAAACKGPGMAAVRPPRDPQEFSSNWKALQELLKQKANNSNKPISTGQADTKKKWPLKAAKSPQVPAVNGSGNVVKAKSTKKMDSGSAKASLPLAKPVSKGLTANKNLNGTKSNGKGCKEKKKNGIVVKEKGELKHKRMKTEEHVEQQPKEADIWFDDVDPKDIEAAIGPEAAKIARRNLGLDTEQSQSVEQVLVKEKAFDGLTRAVAMDCEMVGVGPRGEDSIVARVSIVNQFGKCVYDKYVKPTEEVTDYRTAVSGIRPQNINTGEDFKTVQKEVAEILKGRILVGHALRNDLQVLLLDHPQKKIRDTQRYKPFKERVKSSRPSLKLLCERLLNIQVQTAEHCSIQDAQAAMRLYTLEKKKWEAALRNKANNNKKSKT, encoded by the exons ATGGCCAAGGAAAGTCCTGCAGAGCCGCAGGCGGCGGGGCCGAGCGGGAAGAgcaagaagaggaggaagaagaggaaggcCCCCGGGGAAGCGGCGGCCGCGTGCAAAGGCCCCGGCATGGCGGCTGTGCGGCCCCCCCGCGACCCCCAGGAGTTCTCCTCCAACTGGAAGGCGCTGCAGGAG CTGCTGAAACAAAAGGCAAATAACTCCAACAAACCCATCTCTACGGGTCAAGCAGACACCAAAAAGAAGTGGCCGCTCAAAGCAGCCAAAAGCCCACAAGTCCCAGCAGTCaatgggagtgggaatgtgGTCAAGGccaaatccacaaaaaaaatggACAGTGGTTCTGCTAAAGCCAGTCTTCCTTTGGCCAAGCCAGTATCCAAGGGGCTTACAGCAAATAAGAACTTAAATGGCACCAAGAGCAATGGGAAAGgctgcaaagaaaagaagaaaaatggcattGTTGTGAAGGAGAAGGGTGAGCTAAAACATAAGAGGATGAAAACTGAGGAGCatgtggagcagcagcccaaAGA GGCTGACATCTGGTTTGATGACGTTGATCCAAAAGATATTGAAGCAGCAATAGGGCCTGAAGCAGCAAAAATTGCCAGAAGGAACCTGGGGCTTGATACAGAGCAATCCCAGTCTGTGGAGCAGGTGCTGGTTAAGGAGAAGGCTTTTGATGG GCTGACCCGAGCCGTGGCCATGGACTGTGAGATGGTGGGGGTGGGCCCCAGGGGCGAGGACAGCATCGTGGCTCGGGTCTCCATCGTCAACCAGTTTGGGAAGTGTGTTTATGACAAGTATGTCAAGCCCACAGAGGAGGTGACAGACTACAGGACAGCTGTCAGTGGCATACGGCCTCAGAATATAAACACAG GTGAAGACTTTAAAACGGTTCAGAAGGAGGTGGCTGAGATCCTGAAGGGAAGGATTTTAGTTGGCCACGCCTTACGGAATGATCTACAG GTCCTACTGCTTGATCATCCTCAGAAGAAGatcagggacacacagagatACAAACCTTTCAAAGAGAGAGTTAAA aGTTCCAGGCCATCCCTGAAGCTGCTCTGTGAGAGGCTGCTCAATATCCAGGTGCAGACAGCAGAGCACTGCTCG ATCCAGGATGCACAAGCAGCTATGAGACTTTACAccttggagaaaaagaaatgggaagCTGCTCTTAGGAACAAAgctaacaacaacaaaaaaagtaaaacttaa
- the REXO4 gene encoding RNA exonuclease 4 isoform X2, with the protein MDSGSAKASLPLAKPVSKGLTANKNLNGTKSNGKGCKEKKKNGIVVKEKGELKHKRMKTEEHVEQQPKEADIWFDDVDPKDIEAAIGPEAAKIARRNLGLDTEQSQSVEQVLVKEKAFDGLTRAVAMDCEMVGVGPRGEDSIVARVSIVNQFGKCVYDKYVKPTEEVTDYRTAVSGIRPQNINTGEDFKTVQKEVAEILKGRILVGHALRNDLQVLLLDHPQKKIRDTQRYKPFKERVKSSRPSLKLLCERLLNIQVQTAEHCSIQDAQAAMRLYTLEKKKWEAALRNKANNNKKSKT; encoded by the exons atggACAGTGGTTCTGCTAAAGCCAGTCTTCCTTTGGCCAAGCCAGTATCCAAGGGGCTTACAGCAAATAAGAACTTAAATGGCACCAAGAGCAATGGGAAAGgctgcaaagaaaagaagaaaaatggcattGTTGTGAAGGAGAAGGGTGAGCTAAAACATAAGAGGATGAAAACTGAGGAGCatgtggagcagcagcccaaAGA GGCTGACATCTGGTTTGATGACGTTGATCCAAAAGATATTGAAGCAGCAATAGGGCCTGAAGCAGCAAAAATTGCCAGAAGGAACCTGGGGCTTGATACAGAGCAATCCCAGTCTGTGGAGCAGGTGCTGGTTAAGGAGAAGGCTTTTGATGG GCTGACCCGAGCCGTGGCCATGGACTGTGAGATGGTGGGGGTGGGCCCCAGGGGCGAGGACAGCATCGTGGCTCGGGTCTCCATCGTCAACCAGTTTGGGAAGTGTGTTTATGACAAGTATGTCAAGCCCACAGAGGAGGTGACAGACTACAGGACAGCTGTCAGTGGCATACGGCCTCAGAATATAAACACAG GTGAAGACTTTAAAACGGTTCAGAAGGAGGTGGCTGAGATCCTGAAGGGAAGGATTTTAGTTGGCCACGCCTTACGGAATGATCTACAG GTCCTACTGCTTGATCATCCTCAGAAGAAGatcagggacacacagagatACAAACCTTTCAAAGAGAGAGTTAAA aGTTCCAGGCCATCCCTGAAGCTGCTCTGTGAGAGGCTGCTCAATATCCAGGTGCAGACAGCAGAGCACTGCTCG ATCCAGGATGCACAAGCAGCTATGAGACTTTACAccttggagaaaaagaaatgggaagCTGCTCTTAGGAACAAAgctaacaacaacaaaaaaagtaaaacttaa